A window from Chryseobacterium vaccae encodes these proteins:
- a CDS encoding OmpA family protein produces MKLSLAVVALALAIPTASYAQDSTAVSTGQYPNTFSSGSANVSPFTNQSKRFNDWSISAGVGVPLIQSADLTSIKNGNGKNLFGYSAYLSIDKAITHAFGLKLQYDRGETRQGWFNTKDAAPNDPTAVGARTQYDAISLLGDINFSNLLRRVDNHSPFRWALHGYAGIGTIAYRAYQKDMKGQRLATEVKPFKLGSMFMQAGAGLKYKVNRRIDIEGRLMYVVTGDDEFDGGGDKYSAINKREEQVSDNFFNATLGVSLKLGKHESHVMWHDPLQEIYYKLDVLANKDQDIEVCKKGDADNDGVCDDWDRQLDTPAGARVDGAGVALDTDLDGVIDLYDKCVTVPGPVENNGCPTTPAPTTGPVVETETKLEGIEFDLNSDRILPSNTPILNNAVNYINSSSGSYSVVGATDTRGTDAYNQKLSERRANNVKNYLIKNGVQSGKINAVGKGEKDLKYPECEPATKCPEWKNRANRRVYFEAK; encoded by the coding sequence ATGAAATTAAGTTTAGCAGTTGTTGCATTAGCACTGGCAATCCCTACCGCCAGTTATGCACAAGACTCAACAGCAGTTTCAACCGGACAATATCCAAATACTTTTTCTTCCGGCTCTGCTAACGTTTCCCCATTTACCAATCAGTCTAAAAGATTCAATGACTGGTCTATTTCAGCGGGTGTTGGGGTGCCATTAATTCAATCAGCAGATTTAACGTCTATCAAAAACGGTAACGGTAAAAATCTTTTTGGATACTCAGCATATTTAAGTATTGACAAAGCTATTACTCATGCTTTTGGTTTAAAACTACAATATGACAGAGGAGAAACAAGACAAGGATGGTTCAATACCAAAGATGCAGCACCTAATGACCCTACAGCTGTAGGAGCAAGAACTCAATATGATGCGATCTCTTTATTAGGAGATATCAACTTCTCTAACCTTTTGAGAAGAGTGGATAATCATTCTCCTTTCAGATGGGCATTACATGGATATGCAGGTATCGGTACTATTGCATACAGAGCCTATCAGAAAGATATGAAAGGACAAAGACTTGCTACAGAAGTTAAGCCTTTCAAACTGGGATCTATGTTTATGCAGGCTGGTGCCGGTTTAAAATACAAAGTGAACAGAAGAATTGATATTGAAGGTAGACTAATGTATGTAGTAACCGGAGATGATGAATTCGATGGTGGAGGTGACAAATACAGCGCAATCAACAAGCGTGAAGAGCAGGTATCTGACAACTTCTTCAATGCAACTTTAGGGGTTTCATTGAAATTAGGAAAACACGAATCTCACGTAATGTGGCATGACCCGCTTCAGGAAATCTATTACAAACTTGATGTTTTGGCTAACAAAGACCAGGATATTGAAGTATGTAAGAAAGGAGATGCTGATAATGACGGTGTTTGCGACGATTGGGACAGACAGCTTGACACTCCTGCAGGAGCAAGAGTGGATGGTGCCGGTGTAGCTCTTGATACTGACCTTGATGGTGTAATTGACCTTTACGATAAGTGTGTAACGGTTCCTGGCCCTGTTGAAAACAACGGATGTCCTACAACTCCAGCTCCAACAACCGGACCTGTAGTAGAAACAGAAACTAAACTGGAAGGAATTGAATTTGATCTGAACTCTGACAGAATTCTGCCGTCAAATACTCCAATCCTGAATAATGCGGTTAATTATATTAACTCTTCAAGCGGTTCTTACAGTGTAGTTGGAGCAACTGATACAAGAGGTACAGATGCTTACAACCAAAAACTTTCTGAAAGAAGAGCCAATAACGTTAAGAATTATCTGATCAAAAACGGTGTTCAGTCTGGTAAGATCAACGCAGTTGGTAAAGGTGAAAAAGACCTTAAATACCCGGAATGTGAACCTGCTACTAAGTGCCCTGAATGGAAAAACAGAGCCAACAGAAGA